A window of Streptomyces sp. NBC_01142 genomic DNA:
AGGGTCCCGATCTGATTGACCTTGACCAGGACCGAGTTGCCGACGCCGGTGCGGATGCCCTCGCGCAGCAGCGTCTCGTTGGTGCAGAAAACGTCGTCGCCGGTGAGCTGACAGCGGTCGCCGACGCGGGCGGTCAGCTCGCGCCAGCCGTCCAGGTCGTTCTCCGCCATCGGGTCCTCGATGGAGACGACCGGGTAGGCGTCGATGAGCTTGGCCAGGTAGTCGGCGTGCTCGGAGAGGGTGCGGCGCACCCCCTCGCCCGCATAGTCGTACACCCCGTCGCGGAAGAACTCCGACGACGCCGGGTCCATGACCAGGCCGATGTCCGTGCCGGGGCGGTAGCCGGTGCGCTCGATGGCGGTCATCACGAAGTCGAGCGCCTCCTCAGCGGTGCGCAGCGCCGGCGCGAAGCCACCCTCGTCGCCGACGCCCGTGGAGTGCCCGGCGGCCAGAAGACCTCGCTGCCCATGCGGACGGCTTCCGCGAAGGTGTCCGCGCCCCGTACGAGGACTTCCGGCCGGCACGCCGAGAGCACGCACCACCGCAGTGACACAGCCGCTCCGCGGCGGGCCCTCCTTCACGGTAGCGCCGGAGTCTCGTGGTCATTCCGCCCGACCGGGTGAAGCCGGTTCCGTCGAGGCGATGAGTCTGCGGGCACCCGCAGGTCTATCCCTTGACGGAGACAACCGACTCATCGGGAGTAAGCCATGGGCCTCATCCACATCGAGCTGTTCGCGACCCTCGACCTCGTCGGGCAGGCGCCCGGCGGCCCCGACGAGGACCCGGCGGGGTTCCCGTTCGGCGGCTGGCAGGCGCCCCTGCTGGACGAGGTCGCCGGGGCGCAGGTCGGTGCCGCGTACGAGGGCACGGACGCCCTCCTGCTCGGCCGGCGGACGTACGACATCTTCGCCGCCTACTGGCCTCACCAGGAGGGTGGCGAGGACAACGAGATCGCCACGCTCTTCAACAGCGTCCCGAAGTACGTGGCCTCTCGCGGCAGGCCCGACCTCTCGTGGGCCGGGTCCATGCAGCTCGGCCCGGACCTCGCCGCCGCGGTGCGTGAGATCCGTGAGCGGCACGAGCACGTAGGTCGTCGGGAGCCTGAACCTCGTGCAGACCCTCCTGCGCGAGAAGCTCTTCGACCGTCTCGATCTCTGGCTGCACCCGATCGTGCTCGGCGTCGGGAAGAAGGTGTTCGACGATGGCGCGGTGCCCACCAACGTCACGCTCCTCGCACCCCCGGTAGCCAGTCCGAAGGGCACCGTGTACCTGCGCTACGGGCTCGCCGACGGCACTCCCGCGACGGGCGACATGAGCGCACCCGATCGCGGCGCCGGAAGCGACGACTGAGGTCACCCCCCGCCTGGTGGGCCCGCGCCGCTGCGCAACGGGCACCGGGATATTGGCCGCCAGGCTGCCCACCCTGCCCCAGGCCGGAGAGACCGCAGCGCGGTGAGGGTGATCGGAATCTGGGCATCGAAGTTGTCCGGGCCAGGTGGCGCGCCAGTCACAGTTGTCCTGCGCCGGCAAAGGTTGATCAGTGACAGCAAAGTTTGAGTGGCGCGGGCCATGGGGGCACTCATCGACTGTTGAGCGGGAGGGGCGGGCAGCCGACTCTGTTCGTCAGAGCGCTATGCCCCCATTGCACAGATATTCTGGGAAGTGTGATCGAGTCTGGACGGCCGCGGCTCCGCAGGCGCCCCGGCCCGGGAAGACTTGTGCGGCTGTCGCCGGTCATCCTGACCGTCGTCATCGCCAGCCTGGCATACACCACTCCGCCGGAAATGGCCTTCAGCCGCCTCCTGCCCGCGGCGCCGGCCCTCGCCGCCGCCATGTGGCCGGTGCTCCCCACCGTCCTGCTCGGGACGGTCTGCCTCTTGCTGATGATCGGCCTCAGTCTCGTCTTCCCCGATCTGGGGACGTGGTGGACGGCCGCGGGGATCATCGCGGTTACCGTGGCCGCCGCGTACGGAAGCCATGTCCGGCTCCAGCGGGAGCGCACGCTCTTCCAGGTACGGCTCGTCGCGGACGCGGCGCAGCAGGTGGTGCTGAGCCCTCCGCCACGTCGCATCGGCGGCATCGAGATCGAGTCGCTGTATCTCGCGGCTGCGGCGGAGGCCCGCATCGGCGGGGATTTCTACGAGGTGGTCGACACGCCATACGGGGTCAGGCTGCTCATCGGTGACGTGCGGGGCAAGGGCCTGCCGGCAGTGGGGGCGGCCGCGGCGATCGTCAACGCCTTCCGGGAGGCGGCCTACGGCGAGACCGACATGGTCAACGTCGCACGCAGGCTGGACGCCAGCAGCACCCGTTACAACGCCGCCTTTCCCCCCGAGGGGCCGATGGAGCGCTTCGCCACCGCCCTTCTCGTCGAGATCCCGCACGAGGGCAGACGTATCAACATCCTCAACTGCGGACACCCTCCGCCGCTGCTGCTGAACCGCGGGAAGCTCCGTGTCCTCGAGCCGGCCACCCCATCGCCACTGCTCAGCCTCGCGGAGCTGATCGGCGATCAGTACACCGTCGACACCTTCGACTTCGCCCCCAACGACCTGCTGCTTCTCTATACCGACGGGATCGCCGAGGCCCGCGCCCGCGACGGCGAGTTCTTCCCGCTGGCAGCTTGGATGCGTCGACAGCCCCCGACACCGCCCCGCGAACTGCTCACGGCTCTTCACCGCGATCTTCTCCGCTACAGCAGAGGACGCCTTGACGACGACATCGCCGCCCTCGCCGTACGCCTGTATGAGCCCTGAGGCACGGAGTCCCAGTGAGCGGCCCGCACCACTCGACCTCGATGTCACACACTCGAGGTTCGCCCCGGAGCGCACCGCTGGTGCCATCCAGAAGGCAACGAGTTCTGCCTGCTCAAGCGACGCCTCGACCCATTCTGACGGCCCTCGCCCGAGCGATCGACGCAGCCGCCACCCGGGTGGCCCCGATGCGACCCCCAGCTATAGATGGCGGTTCCCAGATCTTGTTGGCGGCTGCGGGTGGCAGGGCAGTGACAGCTGGCGCATCAGATCCACCATCACGGCAAGCGGCAGCGACGGGTTGGCGGCCGCTGCTTCCACCACCTTCCAGTCGGTGTCGGTGAGCAGTTCTACGATGACCGTCACCGGTAGTGCCGGATGGCCGGCGGCTATGGGCCTCGCCTTTTTGTCCGCCAAGCAGGCGAGCAGGGCCAGGGCCGTCGCATTGCGATGCCGGGCAACCTGGCGGAGCGCTTTGTGTACCGAGGGGTTGTGGCGGGTCAGGTGCTCCAGAAGCGCCGGAGTCGCGTCCGGGTTGGCTGCCACCTTGGCGACGACTTGGGCTCCGTGGCGGTCCACCATGGCGCGCAGTTGAGCTTCGGAGAGGCCCGGGTGCGGCGCGATGGACTTGACCACCTTCGCGTCGGGGTCAGCGGCCAGACCGTCGCGGATCTCGGCCGGCAGATCGCGCCGCTCGGCCAGAAGCATCCGCACGGCCGGATTCGGCGACTTGGCCAGCTCCGTGACCTCGGCGGGAGAGGCGGAGGCGATCCGCGGCAGCAGAGTCGGTCCGATCCTGGCAGCCCCGGCCAAGGAGGTGAGTACGTCGAGCGCCACATGTGGGTTGTGTGCGAGCCTGCGCTGCACGTCGTGACCACGGTCGGTGGCCAGCGCGCGGATCAGTGCGTCGTCGATCGCGGGATTCTCGGCGAGGTCGGCTCGAACACCGGGAACGGGGTCACCGGCGAGCTGTCCCCACACCTCCGACTGCAGGTCGGGGCGGGCGGCGAGCGCCCAGCGCAGCAGCATCGAGGGGTGGTCGGCGAAGCCGACGACGGCTTGGGTGGGTGTGGCCGGATTCCGCAGCGCCATCCGCTGCATCTCGTACACGATGGATTCGTGAGAGCCGTCGCAGGAGGCGCCGGGCAGCAGATCGCAGTCGAGC
This region includes:
- a CDS encoding PP2C family protein-serine/threonine phosphatase, producing MIESGRPRLRRRPGPGRLVRLSPVILTVVIASLAYTTPPEMAFSRLLPAAPALAAAMWPVLPTVLLGTVCLLLMIGLSLVFPDLGTWWTAAGIIAVTVAAAYGSHVRLQRERTLFQVRLVADAAQQVVLSPPPRRIGGIEIESLYLAAAAEARIGGDFYEVVDTPYGVRLLIGDVRGKGLPAVGAAAAIVNAFREAAYGETDMVNVARRLDASSTRYNAAFPPEGPMERFATALLVEIPHEGRRINILNCGHPPPLLLNRGKLRVLEPATPSPLLSLAELIGDQYTVDTFDFAPNDLLLLYTDGIAEARARDGEFFPLAAWMRRQPPTPPRELLTALHRDLLRYSRGRLDDDIAALAVRLYEP